The nucleotide window ACCAGGTCGCGCAGAAGCCGGTCGCGGTCCAGGGGGGCGTCGCTGGCCAGCTCGATGCGCATGGCGAGGTAGTCCTCGGGGGCGCCCAGCCCGTAGATGCAGGAGACGCTGGCCACCACGATAACGTCCCGCCGCGAGAGAACCGACCGGGTGGCCGAGTGGCGCAGCTTGTCGATCATCTCGTTGATGGAGGAGTCTTTCTGGATGTAGGTGTCGCTTGCCGGGATATAGGCCTCGGGCTGGTAGTAGTCGTAGTAGCTGACAAAATACTCGACCGCGTTTTCAGGGAAAAGCAACTTGAATTCGTGGTAGAGTTGGGCGGCGAGGGTCTTGTTGGGGGCCAGGACCAGGGTCGGCCGTTCTATGGCGGCGATCACCTGGGCCATTGTGAAGGTCTTGCCCGAGCCGGTGACCCCCAGCAGAACCTGGTGTTCTTGGCCGGATCGAATGCCCGCCGTGAGAGCCGTGATGGCCTGGGGCTGGTCCCCACTGGGGGTGAGGTCGGATTGCAACTTGAACAGGCTCATGGCGGGTCAGCTCACCTCGTGCAGCAAGGCAACGCACATGGCGGCGATCCCGTCGCCGGCGCCGATCATGCCCAGCCCCTCGGTGGTCGTGGCCTTGAGGTTGATCCGGTCGACCGCAACGCCCAGAACCCCGGCCAACCGGCGGCAGATGGCGTCGCGAAAGGGGGCCAGCTTGGGGGCCTGGGCAAACACGGTCGCGTCCAGGTTTACGATGGCAAGCCCGCGCTGCCTCACCATGCGACAGGTGCGATCCAGCAGCTCCAAACTGCAGATGTCCTTGTAGGCCGGGTCGCTGTCGGGAAAATGCTGGCCGATATCGCCCAGCGCGGCGGCCCCCAGGAGGGCGTCGCAGACCGCATGGGTCAGCACGTCGGCATCGGAATGCCCCAAAAGCCCCTTTGCGAAGGGGATTGTTTCCCCGCCCAGCACCAGCCGGCGCCCGGCCACCAGCCGGTGAACATCATAGCCCATTCCAACCCGCATGAAAGCCTTCCTTCCGCTAAAAATTCAAGTTGCGGCGGGGTGACCGCACATTGGCTAATATAACCCAGCGCGGCTTGATTTCAAACCCGGCGGCCCGAAAATAAGCGGGCCGCAACCGGGGAAAGCCCGATGGGAGATTGGCGCCGATAACGAATTGACAGGCCGGCCGTCTGACGGTAGGTAGAAGCCGGGTGACGGCGCCGGCCGGGCGCGGTTAAAAAATGGACCGGACTGTTTCGGCGCTGAAGGATCCGGCCGAGCGGGTTTGCTTTTCACCCGGAAACCGCGGTGGCCCGCAGCACCCCTTCGTGGGATCCCTTTTCACCCACACCAACGATGACTTGCGAGAAAGGTCAGAACATATGACGCCCAAATCGGCGATGAGAGAGGATGCGGCCAAAAGGCTGCTGGCAGCCTACGGCATCCCGGTGGTTTGCGAGGCCGCTGCGGCTTCGCCCGAGGCCGCCGTGAGGGCCGCCACGGACTTGGGCTTTCCCGTGGTCCTCAAGGGGCTGGGGGAAAGGCTGCTGCACAAGACCGAGCGCAACCTGGTGCACCTCAACCTCGGGTCGGCGGACCAGGTGCAAACCGCCGCCCGCGCCGTGCAAGCATCGGCGGGCGCGGAGCTGGAAGGCTTTCTGGTGCAGCGCCAGGTCTTCGGCCGCCGGGAGCTGGTGGCCGGTGTGATGCAGGACCCCCAGTTCGGCCCGGTGGTGATGTTCGGGCTGGGGGGCATCTTCACCGAGGCCCTGGCCGACGTGGTCTTCCGAGTGGCGCCGCTGACGGCAGCGGATGCGGCCGAGATGCTGGACGAAATCCGGTCCCGCGCCCTGCTGGATCCCTTCCGCGGCGAGGCCGCAGTGAACCGCGAGCAGGCCGTCGCGGCGCTGCTGGGGCTCTCGCGGCTGGCCGTGGAACGCCGGGATATTCGCGAAGTGGACATCAACCCCCTGATCGTCACCCCCCGGGGGGAGCTGGTCGCGGTGGACGCCCTGGTGGTCACC belongs to Desulfobacteraceae bacterium and includes:
- the ispF gene encoding 2-C-methyl-D-erythritol 2,4-cyclodiphosphate synthase — protein: MRVGMGYDVHRLVAGRRLVLGGETIPFAKGLLGHSDADVLTHAVCDALLGAAALGDIGQHFPDSDPAYKDICSLELLDRTCRMVRQRGLAIVNLDATVFAQAPKLAPFRDAICRRLAGVLGVAVDRINLKATTTEGLGMIGAGDGIAAMCVALLHEVS